The following proteins are encoded in a genomic region of Haloarcula marina:
- a CDS encoding NAD-dependent epimerase/dehydratase family protein: MTETVVVTGGRGRSGRWICDHLAGEYHVVCADLDHPGWEVPERDHVEFKAVDATDGAEVRDLFAEYDPDAVVHWAAIPAPERHAGTRVFDTNVSAAYNVLDAAGRAGADVVWASSESAYGLAFAEETPLPAYLPIDEDHPMAPEDPYGTSKVAGEEIAKMVVRRDGVDVASIRPSWIQYPGEYACRDVAEGDLAGGDGNCWSYVDVRDVTSIVSAALDADLGGHEAFHVAAADNYVGRPTAELVADHWGELPDRCELDGEQSALSTAKAQGLLEWEPTHTWREAADADVPEPSLLGDG, translated from the coding sequence ATGACCGAGACAGTCGTCGTCACCGGCGGCCGCGGCCGCTCCGGCCGCTGGATTTGCGACCACCTCGCGGGCGAGTACCACGTCGTCTGCGCCGATTTGGACCACCCGGGCTGGGAAGTCCCCGAACGTGACCACGTCGAGTTCAAAGCCGTCGACGCCACCGACGGCGCGGAAGTGCGCGACCTCTTCGCCGAGTACGACCCCGACGCAGTCGTCCACTGGGCCGCGATTCCGGCCCCCGAGCGCCACGCCGGGACGCGCGTGTTCGACACGAACGTCTCGGCGGCGTACAACGTCCTCGACGCGGCGGGCCGGGCCGGGGCAGACGTGGTGTGGGCGTCCTCCGAGAGCGCCTACGGCCTCGCGTTCGCCGAGGAGACGCCCCTGCCCGCGTACCTCCCCATCGACGAGGACCACCCGATGGCCCCCGAGGACCCCTACGGCACCTCGAAGGTGGCCGGCGAGGAGATAGCGAAGATGGTGGTCCGCCGGGACGGCGTCGACGTGGCCTCGATTCGCCCGTCGTGGATTCAGTACCCCGGCGAGTACGCCTGCCGTGACGTGGCCGAGGGCGACCTCGCGGGCGGCGACGGCAACTGCTGGTCGTACGTCGACGTTCGTGACGTGACGAGTATCGTCTCGGCCGCACTCGACGCCGATTTGGGTGGGCACGAAGCGTTCCACGTCGCCGCCGCGGACAACTACGTCGGGCGTCCGACCGCCGAACTCGTCGCGGACCACTGGGGCGAACTACCCGACCGGTGCGAACTGGACGGCGAGCAGTCGGCCCTCTCGACGGCGAAAGCGCAGGGCCTGCTCGAGTGGGAACCGACCCACACGTGGCGCGAGGCGGCCGACGCCGACGTGCCGGAACCGAGTCTGCTCGGCGACGGTTAG
- the htpX gene encoding zinc metalloprotease HtpX — protein MQWQTDWGLRGRMVLTMFLLFGLYIVFIGLLSLYFTNFAAIVLVMALFMGAQFFFSDKLALYSMGAREVDPQEYPELHRMVDRLSQQADLPKPKVAVADSRAPNAFATGRSQKNSAVCVTTGIMRMLDDEELEGVIAHELAHIKNRDVMVMTIASFLSTIAFLIVRWGWLFTGGRDRGGQQQAPVFVAILASLVVWIVSFLLIRALSRYREFAADRGGAAITGKPAALATALMKIDSGMEKVPKDDLRGQSEMNAFFIIPIRVGWIGRLFSTHPSTEKRIDRLQDLERDLEGY, from the coding sequence ATGCAGTGGCAAACCGACTGGGGACTCCGCGGTCGGATGGTCCTGACGATGTTCCTCCTGTTCGGACTGTACATCGTCTTCATCGGCCTCCTCAGTCTGTACTTCACGAACTTCGCCGCCATCGTCCTCGTGATGGCGCTGTTCATGGGGGCGCAGTTCTTCTTCAGCGACAAACTCGCGCTGTACTCGATGGGGGCCAGAGAGGTCGACCCGCAGGAGTACCCCGAACTCCACCGGATGGTCGACCGCCTCTCCCAACAGGCGGACCTCCCGAAACCGAAGGTCGCCGTCGCCGACTCGCGCGCGCCCAACGCCTTCGCGACCGGGCGCTCGCAGAAGAACTCGGCCGTCTGCGTGACGACGGGCATCATGCGGATGCTCGACGACGAGGAACTGGAGGGGGTCATCGCCCACGAACTCGCCCACATCAAGAACCGCGACGTGATGGTGATGACCATCGCCTCGTTCCTCTCGACCATCGCCTTCCTCATCGTCCGCTGGGGATGGCTGTTCACCGGCGGCCGCGACCGCGGCGGTCAGCAACAGGCGCCCGTCTTCGTCGCCATCCTCGCCTCGCTGGTGGTGTGGATAGTGTCGTTCCTCCTCATCCGCGCGCTCAGTCGCTACCGCGAGTTCGCCGCCGACCGCGGCGGTGCGGCCATCACCGGCAAGCCCGCGGCGCTGGCGACGGCGCTGATGAAGATAGACAGCGGCATGGAGAAAGTGCCGAAAGACGACCTGCGCGGCCAGTCCGAGATGAACGCCTTCTTCATCATCCCCATCCGCGTCGGGTGGATCGGTCGCCTCTTTAGCACCCACCCCTCGACCGAGAAGCGCATCGACCGCTTGCAGGACTTGGAACGGGACCTCGAAGGGTACTGA
- the pspAB gene encoding PspA-associated protein PspAB, with product MGLLDGLKSVLGMKAEADATRDASPDDLFGMSTAYVTMEADLGFAPTGDAALCFGDVDSTDFQDATDEVETILDAGAEETGTVAEFVSDSHGYQWVVLHDDDFEDLVTSIHFAADTLIERRYGSRLLAALFGFERESDGQPAYWVYSFRRGTYYPFAPDADRDRERDSAAEFKLESNLDGELNLEGDKEFWYPLWPDRAGDHPWE from the coding sequence ATGGGACTGCTGGACGGACTCAAGAGCGTCCTCGGGATGAAAGCCGAGGCCGACGCGACCCGTGACGCCAGCCCCGACGACCTCTTCGGGATGTCGACGGCCTACGTCACGATGGAGGCCGACCTCGGGTTCGCGCCGACGGGCGACGCGGCCCTCTGTTTCGGCGACGTGGACAGCACGGACTTTCAGGACGCCACAGACGAGGTCGAGACCATCCTCGACGCCGGGGCGGAGGAGACGGGGACCGTCGCGGAGTTCGTCTCCGACAGCCACGGCTATCAGTGGGTCGTCCTCCACGACGACGACTTCGAGGACCTCGTCACGTCCATCCACTTCGCCGCCGACACGCTCATCGAGCGGCGATACGGTTCCCGACTGTTGGCGGCGCTGTTCGGGTTCGAACGCGAGTCGGACGGGCAACCCGCCTACTGGGTGTACTCCTTCCGTCGGGGGACGTACTACCCCTTTGCACCCGACGCCGACCGAGACCGTGAACGGGACTCGGCGGCGGAGTTCAAACTGGAGTCGAACCTCGACGGCGAGTTGAATCTCGAGGGGGACAAGGAGTTCTGGTACCCGCTGTGGCCCGACCGGGCGGGTGACCACCCGTGGGAGTAG
- the radA gene encoding DNA repair and recombination protein RadA: protein MSASEDLEDLPGVGPATAEKLKDNGFDSYQGIAVASPGELSNTADIGESSAADIINAARDAADIGGFETGSTVLERREQIGKLSWGVDEVDELLGGGVETQSITEVYGEFGAGKSQVTHQLAVNVQLPAEHGGLEGSTIFIDSEDTFRPERIDQMVKGQTDEVLEDTMVLHGVAEEGEADATDEAMLDELVESVLDKIHVAKAFNSNHQILLAEKAQEIASETQEDEFPVRLLAVDSLTAHFRAEYVGRGELAERQQKLNKHLHDLMRVGDLNNTAVLVTNQVASNPDSFFGDPTQPIGGNILGHTSTFRIYLRKSKGNKRIVKLVDAPNLPDGEGVMRVEEGGLMNE from the coding sequence ATGTCCGCAAGCGAGGACCTCGAAGACCTGCCGGGCGTCGGTCCGGCCACCGCAGAGAAACTCAAAGACAACGGCTTCGACTCGTATCAGGGAATCGCCGTCGCCTCTCCCGGCGAACTCTCGAACACCGCCGACATCGGCGAGTCCTCGGCGGCCGACATCATCAACGCCGCCCGGGACGCCGCCGACATCGGCGGGTTCGAGACGGGGTCGACCGTACTGGAACGCCGTGAGCAAATCGGGAAGCTCTCGTGGGGCGTCGACGAGGTGGACGAACTCCTCGGCGGCGGCGTCGAGACCCAGTCCATCACCGAGGTGTACGGCGAGTTCGGGGCCGGGAAGTCGCAGGTGACCCACCAACTCGCGGTCAACGTCCAACTCCCCGCCGAACACGGCGGCCTCGAAGGCAGCACCATCTTCATCGACTCCGAGGACACGTTCCGGCCCGAGCGTATCGACCAGATGGTAAAGGGACAGACGGACGAAGTCCTCGAAGACACGATGGTGCTCCACGGCGTCGCCGAGGAGGGGGAGGCCGACGCCACCGACGAGGCGATGCTGGACGAACTCGTCGAGTCCGTCCTCGACAAGATTCACGTCGCGAAGGCGTTCAACTCCAACCACCAGATTCTCCTCGCCGAGAAGGCCCAAGAAATCGCCAGCGAGACCCAAGAGGACGAGTTCCCGGTCCGACTCCTCGCGGTGGACTCCCTGACCGCCCACTTCCGGGCCGAGTACGTCGGCCGGGGTGAACTGGCCGAACGCCAGCAGAAACTCAACAAGCACCTCCACGACCTGATGCGCGTCGGCGACCTGAACAACACCGCCGTCCTCGTCACGAATCAGGTCGCCTCCAACCCCGATTCGTTCTTCGGCGACCCGACCCAGCCAATCGGTGGCAACATCCTCGGCCACACTTCGACGTTCCGCATCTACCTCCGCAAGTCCAAGGGCAACAAACGCATCGTCAAACTCGTCGACGCGCCGAACCTCCCCGACGGCGAGGGCGTCATGCGCGTCGAGGAAGGCGGCCTGATGAACGAGTAG
- a CDS encoding aldo/keto reductase produces the protein MKYDTLGNSDVEVSEVGFGAWVVGTDWWGDRTREDAVEMVQHAVDRDVTFFDTSDVYGHGDSEEILGDALAEVRDEVTVSTKIGYDFYNNPQAGHGELPKKLTPEWIHTAFDRSLDRLDMDHVELLMLHNANVDEVDEDVLETLDELREEGKVDAIGWALGPSIGWLAEGDAAVAEEFDVIQTVFNLFEQTPGRHFVDTIREQNADTSIVARVPHSSGLLNEQVTPETELGEGDHRAHRPTEWYETGWEKVESIRFLERDGERTMGQAAIQWLLAHDEVASVTPTFRTTADIDEWAGAPDTPPLSDEEFQRVQDLYADNFGIDRDDGMDALRSSVGGEDLKDTGMKSAGD, from the coding sequence ATGAAGTACGATACGCTCGGGAACTCGGACGTCGAAGTCTCTGAAGTCGGCTTCGGCGCGTGGGTCGTCGGCACGGACTGGTGGGGCGACCGCACGCGCGAGGACGCCGTCGAGATGGTCCAGCACGCCGTCGACCGCGACGTGACCTTCTTCGATACGAGCGACGTGTACGGCCACGGGGACAGCGAGGAGATTCTCGGCGATGCCCTCGCCGAGGTCCGCGACGAGGTGACCGTCTCCACGAAAATCGGCTACGACTTCTACAACAACCCGCAGGCGGGCCACGGCGAACTGCCGAAGAAGCTCACCCCCGAGTGGATTCACACCGCCTTCGACCGCTCGCTCGACCGCCTGGACATGGACCACGTCGAACTCCTGATGCTCCACAACGCCAACGTCGACGAGGTGGACGAAGACGTACTGGAGACGCTCGACGAACTCCGCGAAGAGGGGAAAGTCGACGCCATCGGATGGGCGCTCGGCCCCTCTATCGGCTGGCTGGCCGAGGGCGACGCCGCCGTCGCCGAGGAGTTCGACGTAATCCAGACCGTCTTCAACCTCTTCGAGCAGACTCCCGGTCGCCACTTCGTCGACACCATCCGCGAGCAGAACGCCGACACGTCCATCGTCGCGCGGGTCCCCCACTCCTCGGGCCTGCTGAACGAGCAAGTCACCCCCGAGACGGAACTGGGCGAGGGCGACCACCGCGCCCACCGGCCGACCGAGTGGTACGAGACCGGGTGGGAGAAGGTGGAGTCCATCCGCTTCCTCGAACGGGACGGCGAGCGCACGATGGGACAGGCCGCCATCCAGTGGCTACTCGCCCACGACGAAGTCGCCTCCGTCACCCCGACGTTCCGCACCACCGCCGACATCGACGAGTGGGCGGGTGCACCCGACACGCCGCCGCTCTCCGACGAGGAGTTCCAGCGCGTCCAGGACCTGTACGCGGACAACTTCGGTATCGACCGCGACGACGGCATGGACGCCCTGCGCTCCTCCGTCGGCGGCGAGGACCTGAAGGACACGGGCATGAAGTCCGCCGGGGACTGA
- a CDS encoding CPBP family intramembrane glutamic endopeptidase, translating into MVRSDFIMEVRGYLVNPAERRLRAPWRLVVWVFLAGFGVVVVGGVVGSIPLPAGEGTVAVLYATAQRIGVLLAGLVVAVGVGYLLDRRTLADYGLGLDRQWWRDAVFGLALGFGLPTVALLGLLALGFLTVTGVLTTSASDTLAFGTTGALFRLGLLAAFFLVQATTEEVVVRGYLLTNLAEGLAGAFGKFRSIVVVTVGTGALFGVLHLTNPSASALSTTNITLYGVLLGACYVLTGRLGVACGFHVAWNYTLALWNFPVSGLRAGAALLETNLTGPALVTGGSFGIEGGLVALPLLVLGSAALWWWVSREYGAVEIVDAVAVPDLRIRVRSVDSES; encoded by the coding sequence ATGGTCAGGTCGGACTTCATCATGGAGGTGCGCGGGTATCTCGTCAACCCCGCCGAGCGGCGGTTGCGCGCGCCGTGGCGACTCGTCGTCTGGGTGTTCCTCGCGGGCTTCGGCGTCGTCGTCGTCGGCGGCGTCGTCGGGTCGATTCCGCTCCCGGCCGGTGAGGGGACCGTGGCGGTGCTGTACGCGACGGCCCAGCGTATCGGCGTCCTCCTCGCCGGACTGGTCGTCGCCGTCGGCGTCGGCTACCTCCTCGACAGGCGGACGCTCGCGGACTACGGCCTCGGACTCGACCGGCAGTGGTGGCGCGACGCCGTCTTCGGCCTCGCGCTGGGGTTCGGGCTTCCCACCGTCGCCCTCCTCGGACTGCTCGCCCTCGGCTTTCTCACCGTGACCGGCGTCCTCACCACGTCGGCCAGCGACACCCTCGCCTTCGGGACGACGGGCGCGCTCTTCCGACTGGGACTGCTCGCGGCCTTCTTTTTGGTGCAGGCCACGACCGAGGAGGTGGTGGTTCGGGGCTATCTGCTGACGAACCTCGCCGAAGGACTGGCCGGGGCGTTCGGGAAGTTCCGGTCCATCGTCGTCGTCACCGTGGGAACGGGGGCGCTGTTCGGCGTCCTCCACCTGACCAATCCCAGCGCGTCCGCGCTCAGCACCACGAACATCACGCTGTACGGCGTCCTCCTCGGCGCGTGCTACGTCCTCACCGGTCGACTGGGCGTCGCCTGCGGCTTCCACGTCGCCTGGAACTACACCCTCGCGCTGTGGAACTTTCCCGTCAGCGGTCTGCGGGCGGGCGCCGCCCTCCTCGAAACGAATCTGACCGGCCCGGCGCTGGTGACCGGGGGGTCGTTCGGTATCGAAGGCGGCCTCGTCGCCCTCCCCCTCCTCGTCCTCGGGTCGGCCGCGCTGTGGTGGTGGGTCAGCCGTGAGTACGGGGCCGTCGAAATCGTCGACGCCGTTGCCGTCCCGGACCTTCGGATTCGGGTCCGTAGCGTCGACTCTGAGAGCTGA
- a CDS encoding acyltransferase — MTKRHVSLPPLAEEGLRAFIDEVDERLSGEEDTCDVVTDVLIDLHGDRDAYERWQSGEDVSPAERVRLQGYDPCNTTLESEYYAEKDEEKFKRSKHLQWLWRQFDATPMADNVEFALRFRRMLASHLFESCGENCRFFKNISFTYGHNIEVGDNVVVHDDVHLDDRGKLTIGDRVSISDDTHIYSHDHDATDQTHIDNFHTIIEDDVRLTYDSMVRAGVRVGENAILAAKSIAGKDIPAHHIAAGTPAKSIAIKDGWESVADPLDDANADRRAERELDYDIPEDIDPFDEFQRDLTPPDR, encoded by the coding sequence ATGACTAAGCGCCACGTGTCGTTACCGCCACTCGCCGAGGAGGGACTCCGAGCGTTCATCGACGAAGTCGACGAGCGCCTCTCCGGCGAGGAGGACACCTGTGACGTGGTCACCGACGTGCTCATCGACCTCCACGGGGACCGCGACGCCTACGAGCGCTGGCAGTCGGGTGAGGACGTTTCGCCCGCCGAACGCGTCCGCCTGCAGGGGTACGACCCCTGTAACACCACGCTGGAGAGCGAGTACTACGCCGAGAAAGACGAGGAGAAGTTCAAGCGGTCGAAGCACCTCCAGTGGCTCTGGCGACAGTTCGACGCGACGCCGATGGCCGACAACGTCGAGTTCGCGCTGCGCTTCCGTCGGATGCTCGCGAGCCATCTCTTCGAGTCCTGCGGGGAGAACTGCCGCTTCTTCAAGAACATCTCCTTTACCTACGGCCACAACATCGAAGTGGGCGACAACGTCGTGGTCCACGACGACGTTCACTTAGACGACCGCGGGAAACTCACCATCGGCGACCGCGTCTCCATCTCCGACGACACCCACATCTACAGTCACGACCACGACGCCACCGACCAGACCCACATCGACAACTTCCACACCATCATCGAAGACGACGTGCGCCTCACCTACGACTCGATGGTCCGGGCGGGCGTCCGCGTCGGCGAGAACGCCATCCTCGCCGCGAAATCCATCGCTGGCAAGGACATCCCGGCCCACCACATCGCGGCGGGCACACCGGCGAAGTCCATCGCCATCAAGGACGGGTGGGAGTCCGTGGCCGACCCGCTCGACGACGCGAACGCCGACCGGCGGGCCGAGCGCGAACTCGACTACGACATCCCCGAAGACATCGACCCGTTCGACGAGTTCCAGCGCGACCTCACGCCGCCGGACCGCTGA
- a CDS encoding DUF7577 domain-containing protein → METWVWLTGYVVGFGLLQVLLYRYFQRREPTPETTAGGFDRGDAGGRSVSRPETDVVVNCEACGAANESHRMIRYCGECTASLR, encoded by the coding sequence ATGGAAACGTGGGTGTGGCTGACCGGGTACGTCGTCGGGTTCGGCCTCTTGCAGGTCCTTCTGTACCGGTACTTCCAGCGACGAGAGCCGACACCGGAGACCACCGCGGGCGGGTTCGACCGCGGCGACGCCGGTGGCCGTTCGGTATCGCGCCCCGAAACCGACGTGGTCGTCAACTGCGAGGCCTGCGGGGCCGCCAACGAGTCCCATCGGATGATTCGGTACTGCGGTGAGTGTACGGCCTCGCTCCGGTAG
- a CDS encoding RAD55 family ATPase yields the protein MRISSGVPGFDELIEGGLLTDRLYVVSGPPGSGKTTFCSQFITQGAKEGETCLYVTMHETKAELMQDMSGYEFGFDRAMQSDAVQFLNLVTENGKRTITQFGTDGGLTNRLVAYIEQNDIQRVVIDSTMLLQHFMNDVEGEITGFLSALKQTDTTTLLISEMTDPSSYSDEHYLAHGVIFFHNFLEGGSMTRGVQVIKMRGTAIDCDIREISFSDHGLQVHADTKIQT from the coding sequence ATGCGTATCTCCAGCGGCGTCCCCGGATTCGACGAACTCATCGAGGGCGGGTTGCTCACGGACCGCCTGTACGTCGTCAGCGGGCCGCCCGGAAGCGGTAAGACGACGTTCTGCTCGCAGTTCATCACACAGGGCGCCAAAGAAGGCGAGACGTGCCTCTACGTGACGATGCACGAGACGAAGGCCGAACTGATGCAGGACATGTCGGGCTACGAGTTCGGATTCGACCGGGCGATGCAGTCCGACGCCGTCCAGTTCCTCAACCTCGTCACCGAGAACGGGAAGCGAACGATTACGCAGTTCGGTACGGACGGCGGCCTGACGAACCGACTGGTCGCCTACATCGAGCAAAACGACATCCAGCGGGTGGTCATCGACTCGACGATGCTCCTGCAGCACTTCATGAACGACGTGGAAGGCGAGATTACGGGCTTCCTCTCCGCGCTGAAACAGACCGACACCACGACGCTGCTCATCTCGGAGATGACCGACCCGTCCTCGTACAGCGACGAACACTACCTCGCCCACGGCGTCATCTTCTTCCACAACTTCCTCGAAGGCGGGAGCATGACCCGCGGCGTGCAGGTCATCAAGATGCGCGGGACCGCAATCGACTGTGACATCCGCGAGATATCCTTCAGCGACCACGGCCTGCAGGTCCACGCCGACACCAAGATACAGACATGA
- a CDS encoding DUF7120 family protein: MSKIKVSLPDQVDSDITRLVEQGEFLNRDQAVEELLSRGISAYNTTTEESTSDLEDDMFGQTAAEQRDPALRDEEDDFGF; encoded by the coding sequence ATGAGCAAAATCAAAGTGTCCCTGCCGGACCAAGTCGACTCTGACATCACTCGCCTCGTCGAACAGGGGGAGTTCCTCAACCGCGACCAGGCCGTCGAGGAACTGCTCTCCCGGGGTATCTCCGCGTACAACACGACCACCGAGGAGTCGACATCGGACCTCGAAGACGATATGTTCGGACAGACTGCGGCCGAGCAGCGCGACCCGGCGCTGCGCGACGAGGAAGACGACTTCGGCTTCTGA
- a CDS encoding DUF5789 family protein, with product MRMLTDAAEAFEAQEYPLTTDELIEAAGDTTLELPNGTETLGDALSRSSPETFESAEDAMLTACAGVSSKAIGRKGYSDRDPICMGEDGPDQVSF from the coding sequence ATGCGAATGTTGACCGATGCGGCAGAAGCGTTCGAAGCACAGGAGTACCCACTAACCACAGACGAACTCATCGAGGCCGCGGGCGACACCACACTGGAACTGCCCAACGGCACGGAGACGCTGGGGGACGCGCTCAGTCGTTCCTCACCCGAGACGTTCGAATCCGCAGAAGACGCGATGCTGACGGCGTGTGCGGGCGTCTCCAGCAAAGCCATCGGTCGCAAGGGCTACTCCGACCGCGACCCCATCTGCATGGGCGAGGACGGTCCCGACCAAGTCTCGTTCTAA
- a CDS encoding PHP domain-containing protein produces MVVADLHVHTTRSDGSLTLATLPAAARRAGVDVVAVTDHDRTNPALSAPLTTRDGVTVVHGIELRVDAGDQRLDLLGYGVDPTPELEAECDRIQEDRRERGRRIIECVESRLDTELPVEPREGLGRPHVARAIAEVSEYSFDEAFEHFIGDDCPCFVPREVPSFERGRDLLADACGLVGLAHPFRYPDTEAALARCESLDAVERWYPYGYDTDAGLVEGAIERYDLLPTGGSDAHEETLGLAGLDAAAWERVRAAIV; encoded by the coding sequence ATGGTTGTCGCGGACCTCCACGTCCACACGACGCGCTCTGACGGGTCGCTCACGCTGGCGACGCTCCCCGCTGCCGCACGGCGGGCGGGCGTCGACGTCGTCGCGGTCACCGACCACGACCGAACGAATCCGGCGCTGTCCGCGCCGCTGACGACGCGCGACGGCGTGACCGTCGTCCACGGTATCGAACTGCGCGTCGACGCGGGCGACCAGCGACTGGACTTGCTGGGCTACGGCGTCGACCCGACGCCCGAACTCGAGGCCGAGTGCGACCGCATCCAAGAGGACAGGCGCGAGCGAGGGCGGCGCATCATCGAGTGCGTGGAGTCGCGACTGGACACCGAACTGCCGGTCGAACCCCGGGAGGGACTCGGCCGTCCGCACGTCGCGCGCGCCATCGCCGAGGTGAGCGAGTACAGTTTCGACGAGGCGTTCGAACACTTCATCGGCGACGACTGCCCGTGTTTCGTCCCGCGCGAGGTGCCGTCCTTCGAGCGCGGCCGGGACCTGCTGGCCGACGCCTGCGGCCTCGTCGGCCTCGCGCACCCGTTTCGGTACCCGGACACCGAGGCCGCGCTTGCCCGGTGTGAGTCGCTCGACGCGGTCGAGCGGTGGTATCCCTACGGCTACGACACCGACGCCGGACTCGTCGAGGGCGCTATCGAGCGATACGACCTCCTCCCCACTGGCGGAAGCGACGCCCACGAGGAGACGCTCGGACTCGCGGGGTTGGACGCCGCGGCGTGGGAGCGGGTCCGGGCCGCAATCGTCTGA
- a CDS encoding DUF6757 family protein, with the protein MQCHYCDRDADLAVESDGIKVGVCKQHFREQMAELEDAEWLDELDEQLDIDRRE; encoded by the coding sequence ATGCAGTGTCACTACTGCGACCGTGATGCGGACCTCGCCGTCGAGAGCGACGGCATCAAAGTCGGCGTGTGCAAGCAACACTTCCGCGAGCAGATGGCCGAACTCGAAGACGCCGAGTGGCTCGACGAACTCGACGAGCAACTCGACATCGACCGACGCGAGTAA
- a CDS encoding cupin domain-containing protein: MERTSLDDAPARLGPAAVKRSLSSALDTTELAMNYYELAPGETFGLGYHRHPEQEEVFYVQSGTATFETEDGDVTVEAGEAVRFAPGEWQLGRNDGDERVVALALGAPREANDTEMVRECPDCGERTRQRVALTDDRDALLTYCTACDAETGRFT; the protein is encoded by the coding sequence ATGGAACGGACCAGTCTCGACGACGCGCCCGCCCGCCTCGGCCCCGCCGCCGTCAAGCGTTCGCTGTCGTCGGCACTCGACACGACGGAACTGGCGATGAACTACTACGAACTCGCCCCCGGCGAGACGTTCGGGCTGGGGTATCACCGCCACCCCGAACAGGAGGAAGTCTTCTACGTTCAGTCGGGAACGGCCACCTTCGAGACGGAAGACGGGGACGTGACCGTCGAGGCGGGGGAGGCGGTTCGCTTCGCACCCGGCGAGTGGCAACTGGGGCGCAACGACGGCGACGAGCGAGTCGTCGCGCTGGCGCTGGGCGCGCCGAGGGAGGCGAACGACACCGAGATGGTCCGCGAGTGTCCCGACTGCGGCGAACGGACGCGACAGCGGGTGGCGCTCACGGACGACCGTGACGCCCTGCTCACCTACTGTACGGCGTGTGACGCCGAAACGGGGCGATTCACCTGA
- a CDS encoding HPP family protein: protein MVELSTSESLRQSLRVGALLSTLGAVVWLSGLPFLFPSLGPTAYLFATRPAAPASKPRRVLGGHAIGVLAGLLAYHAVAGGVVITASMGPGTVGGLRLAASGVVAVALTTAGMLLTDTGHAPACATTLIVGLGILTSPVEGAIIVAAVGVLVVENELLDRLSR, encoded by the coding sequence GTGGTCGAACTGTCCACCAGCGAGTCGCTCCGACAGTCGCTCCGCGTCGGGGCGCTGTTGTCGACGCTCGGTGCCGTGGTGTGGCTCAGCGGCCTCCCCTTCCTGTTCCCGAGTCTCGGGCCGACGGCGTACCTCTTTGCGACCCGGCCCGCCGCTCCCGCCTCCAAGCCGCGCCGCGTCCTCGGCGGTCACGCCATCGGCGTCCTCGCGGGCTTGCTCGCCTACCACGCCGTCGCCGGGGGCGTCGTCATCACGGCGTCGATGGGACCGGGAACCGTCGGCGGCCTCAGACTGGCGGCCAGCGGCGTCGTCGCCGTCGCGCTGACGACGGCCGGAATGTTGCTCACCGACACCGGTCACGCGCCAGCGTGTGCGACGACGCTCATCGTCGGGTTGGGTATCCTCACCTCGCCGGTGGAGGGCGCGATAATCGTCGCCGCCGTCGGCGTGCTGGTGGTCGAAAACGAACTGTTGGACCGCCTGAGTCGCTAA